Within the Deltaproteobacteria bacterium genome, the region GGATATCCGACTCGCCATCGACGCGGTGGAGGACGTCTTCCACTACCCCTTCGTGACCATGCAGGTGGTCATCGGGGGCGACAGCGACTTTTCCAACCTCGCGCAAAAACTGAGGACTCGCGGGCGTTACGTCGTCGGCATCGGGGCCAAGAACTCTTCCAACATCTACTGGATCAAGGCGTGCAACGAGTTCAAGTACTACCACACCCTGATGGAGGGCGCGGGCGCGACGACCGACGAAGAGACGCCGACGGAGTCCGGGGAGACGCCGACGCCCGCCAATCGCGACGACGCCAAGGACCTGCTACTGCGCGCCGTGCGGCGTCTCGCGCGCAGTCGTGACGACGGCCGCGTGTCGATTTACACCGTCCGTCCCATGATGGTGCGACTCGACCCGTCCTTCGACGAGGGCAACTACGGGTACAAGACCTTCACGCAGTTCGTCGAGGAGTGCCACGACGTCGTGGAAATCCAGAAGGATGAAGACGGCGGACCCTTCGTCGCGCCGATCTCCGTCGAGTCCGCGGTCACGACCTCGGAGCAGGACACGTCGAATATGGATTTGGAGTCGATCTACCGAAACGCGCTGCGCCAGATCAACTACCGGCTCGACACGCCGCCCGAGCGCATCCGAGGTTTCGAGACGCTCCACGACCTCCTGCAATCCAAGGGACCGATCGAAGACGTCGAAGCGGTCAAGGAGATGCTGCTCGAGCGCTACGCCGACGCGGGCAATCCCATCAGCCCCGAACAAGCCCAGAATATCTGGGACATGGGTTTCAAGGCGAACCTCTACTACTTCCAGGAGTATCCGTATCGCTCCATCGTCCTCAACGAACGCGTCCCCAACCTGGCCGCCGTCATGCGCCGGGCGGACCTTTCGGTCATCAAGCGCCTTGTCAGCAAGAGCCCCGTCCAGCCCCTGAATCCCGACGCGGTCGCGAAACTCCTCTACGGACCCGAACACGAGAAGCTCGACTACGTGAAAGAACTGATCGGTGAAGCCGTCGCGATGGCCTGAACCGCGCGCTTTCGATGGCGAAACTCGCGGGCGTCGATTCGCTTGGGGCTCTTTCGGGGAATTTCCTTATGGGGTAAAACGCAACGCGATTCGAGGGTTGTGGAATTTCTCCGTTCGTCCGATATGATACAGGGATTCCCCTCTTCCGGGACGTTGGGTGCCGCCGACCATGCGAGATGATCTTTCCGCGGCCTCGCGAGACAACCAGAAGGAAACCGTAACCGCCCGTTCGGGGTCGGAGCCGGTGCCTTCGGATCAGTTCTCGCAGGTCTCGAGAACGGTCGAATTCATCGAAGAATTGGTCGTCATCGTCGGAGAGGACGCACGGATTCGCTACGTCAACGAGGCCTTCGTCCGCTCCACGGGCTTTGCAAAGTCCGAGGTCATCGGGGAGCCGGCCACGCTGCTTCGTCTCGAGGAAACGCCCGAGGAACTCGACGTGGCCCGCCGGCTGGCCGAGGACGGAGAATGGCAAGGCCGCTTTCAGGCGAGACGAAAGTCCGGCGAGGCTTTTCCGGTCAGTTGTCGTGTCATCGGTGCGGTGAACGATCACGGTGATCCCAGCGGGATCTTTATCATCGCGTCCGACGATTCGCGCTTGACCGCCGCGGAGTCCGCGGCGCACCGGGCGAACGAAGAACTGCAACAGCGGCTCGACGAGATCGCGCGTCTGCGCAAACTCGACGGCCAGCACCTGCAGGATCTCGAAACGGCGAACGAATTTCTCCAGCAGGCGAATCTCGAAGCCGAACTCGCGAACAAGGCCAAGTCCGAGTTCCTCGCGAACATGAGTCACGAAATCCGCACGCCGATGAACGGCATCATCGGCATGACCATTCTCGCGCTCGGCACCGAACTCACCGACGAGCAGCACGAGTATCTGACGATCATCAAGAGCTCCGCCGACAGCCTGCTCAAGATCATCAACGACATCCTCGACTTCTCGAAGGTCGAGGCCGGAAAACTGGAGCTCGAAACGATCGAGTTCGATCTGCTCGAGGTCGTCGAGGACGTCGTCGCGGGGATGGCGATTCTCGCTGCCGAACGTCGCCTTGAATTGATCGACACCGTTGCGCCGCGCTCGCCCCGATTTCTCGTCGGCGATCCCAATCGCATCCGGCAGATCCTCTCGAACCTGCTGTCGAACGCGATCAAGTTCACCCCGGAAGGCGAGATCGAGCTCTCGGTGGAATTCGTCCAGGACCTCGGCGATGAAGTCCTTCTGAAGTTTTCCGTTCGAGATACCGGCATCGGCATTCCCCCGGAGCGTCAGAAAGCAATTTTCGAATCCTTCACGCAGGCCGATGGTTCGATCACCCGAAGGTACGGCGGCACGGGGCTGGGTCTGACGATTTGCCGCCAGCTCACGCATCTGATGCACGGCGAAATCGCGTACACCAGCGAAGTCGCCAAGGGCAGCACGTTCACGGTGACCCTGCCGCTGCGCAGGACGGCGAGTGCGACCGCCGAGATCGCCGGCGTGATCCCGCAGATCCAGGGAACCCGCGTGCTCGTCGTCGATCGCAATGCGAGCAGCCGCCTCGCCGTCAGCCGCCTCCTCGACGCGGTCGGATGCGTTGCCCACGGGGCGCAGGCGACGATCGAGGCGATCTCCTTGCTCAAGAAGGCCGCTTCGACCGGCAAACCGTATCAGGTGATCCTTCTCGATCTGCGCCAGACCGAGCCCGCGCCTGAGGAATTCGTCGGCATGGTGCTCGGCGCCGACAATCTGCGCGAAACCCGGATCGTCGTTCACACGAGCAGTTGCCGCGACAACGACCGCGAAAACATGGCCGCGCTCGGGTGCGTCGAATTTCTGATGAAGCCCGCGAAACAGCAGCGATTGCTGGGCGCCATCGCCGAAGCGATTGGAGTTGCCGCGCCGTCGGGAACGCGGGAATCGGCGTGGACCGAACTCGCCGACGAATCGGCTGCGGACCGGCACGTCCTGCTCGCGGAAGACAACGCGGTGAATCAGAAGGTGGCGTCGAAGTTCCTCAAGAAATTCGGCTATCACGTCACCGTGGTTTCCGACGGACGCGAGGTGCTCGACACAATCTTCACGCACCCCTTCGACGCGGTGCTGATGGACGTCCACATGCCGGTTCTCGACGGACTCGAGGCGACCGCCGAGATCCGTCGTCAGGAAACGCAGCGGGGATCGGCGCGGATCCCGATCATCGCGCTGACCGCCACGGCGATGAAGGGCGATCGTGAGCGGTGCATCGACGCCGGGATGGACGACTACGTCGCGAAACCGATTCAGCCCGACGAACTGAAGGCCGTTCTCGCTCGTTGGGTGACGAAATAATCCGGGATTCCCCGTCGCGCGCCGTGCCCCTTGCTCCCTGCACGAAGTTGGATATGATGCCGCGCGCCGCGCGTCCGGATCGACGCGCCGTGAGGTTCGCATGTCCCGATACCTGATTGCGCCGTCCATTCTCTCCGCCGATTTCGCCCGTCTGGGCGAGGAAATCAGCGCGGTCGAGTCGGTCGGGGCGGACTGGATCCACGTCGATGTGATGGACGGGCACTTCGTCCCGAATATCACCATCGGACCGCCGGTGGTCGCCTCGGTGCGCAAGGTCACGCGGCTTCCGCTGGACGTTCATCTGATGATCGAAAACGTCGACCGATTTGTCCCGGCGTTCGCCGAGGCGGGCGCGGACTGGATCAGCGTCCACGTCGAGACGGGATACCACCTGCACCGGACGATCCAGCTCATCCGCTCGCTCGGCAAGAAAGCGGGCGTGGTCCTGAATCCCGCGACGCCGGTCTCCGTGATCGAGCCGGTGCTGCGTTTCATCGACTACGTTCTCGTCATGACCGTGAACCCGGGCTTCGGCGGGCAGAAATTCATCGAGGGATCCCTGGATCGCATTCGCGAGGTCCGCGACCGGATGGACCGCGCGGGGCGTTCCATATTAGTAGAGGCGGACGGCGGGATCGGACCCGACAACATCGGCGATGTCGCCGCGGCGGGGTGCGATGCGTTCGTCGCCGGTTCGGCGATCTTCCACACCCAGGACTACCGCGCAACGGTGGACCGGATGCGCGCCGAACTCGCCCGGATCGAGGCGAACGAGGCCGTTGCCCCGGCGCTATCGATCTAGTTCGCGCCGACTGACAGCTGGACGGAGATTCGCGCCCGGTGCGACTCTCCAATTTACGGGATGTGGCTCAGCCTGGTAGAGCACCTGCTTCGGGAGCAGGGGGTCGCTGGTTCAAATCCAGTCATCCCGACTCATTCCTCAAGGCTCGCAAGTGTTTGAACTTGCGAGCCTTTTCGTTGAATCTGGACGTCGGATATTCGGCCTCGGGTGAGCCGTTGAGCAAAGAATTGACCAAAAACGGCTCATTTTGACCCTCAGATAACTTCTCGACGGGCTTTGCGACGAGCGTTTCGACAGCTTCTGAACCATTCTCCGGGAGATAGTGGGCTTAGCTATTCTGTCCCCCTCTGAAGGCGAGACACCGGAAAGTGGGTAGAATCGAGCCGCCGCGTCCGGCGCGCCGGGCCGTCAGAGCCCAGGGTGCGTCCGGCAGGCGGCGTTCGCCCACGGGAGGTGTTCTTTGCCGAGACCGAGCAAGTTTACGGATGAGCAGAAGTACGAGATCGAGATGGAGCTGATTTCCGGGAGGTCGTCGCTCGGGGACGCGACGCCCATGGCGAGACTCTGCCCTGCGACAATTTTCCGATCCGCGCCGAGCGCGCGTGCATCGGCTGCGGCTGCGTTCACGGCGCAGGGGAGCCGCGCGGTTTCGCGACGATCCTCGCGGAAGCGGATCGCATTTTCACATCGGCCCGTTCGAACTGATTTCGACCGCATCGAACTTGCACTTTCGCGCGGCGCGTCTATCGTGACGCGGGACTCATTGCGCCTTGCGCTCCATGCAATTTCGAGGTGACGCGTGCATCCCCTGCTGGAACTTTCGGGTCTCGAACTCGCGCGGAAAATCCGCGAACGCGAGACAACCTCCGCGGAAGTCGTCGCGACGCATATCGATCACGCCCGGAGCGTGAATCCCGTCATCAACGCCGTGGTGGCCGACCGATTCGACGCAGCGATGGATGAAGCGCGTGAAGCGGATCGGACGCTCGCCAAGATAGGGCCGGAGCGCGTACCGACCTATCACGGCGTCCCCTGCACGATCAAAGAGGCCTTTCGGCTTACGGGCATGCCGAACACGTCGGGCCTGTATCGGCGAAAAGGAATTGTCGCGGACAGCGACGCGATCACCGTGAAGCGCATGCGCGGCGCCGGCGCGATCCCGATGGGCGTGACGAATATCCCCGAACTGTGCATGTGGATGGAAACGAACAACACGATCTACGGACGCACGCGCAATCCGTACAACGCCGCGCACATCGTCGGCGGCAGTTCCGGCGGCGAGGGCGCGATCATCGGCTCGGGCGCGTCGCCCTTCGGTCTCGGCGCGGATATCGGCGGCTCGATCCGCATGCCGTCGTTTTTCAACGGCGTTTTCGGCCACAAGTGCTCCGGTGGGCTGATTCCGAACATCGGCCAGCACCCCGTGCCCCGAGGCATCTCCAATATGTATCTCTCCACGGGACCGATCTGCCGCCGCGCCGAGGACCTGTGGCCGCTCGTGAACATCATGAAAGGTCCCGCGCCGGGCGACGCGTGGTGCCGCGAGATGCCGCTCGGCGATCCCGCGGGCGTCGATTGGAAATCGCTGCGCATCCTGAACGTCGTGGACAACTCGGGCATTCGCGTCAGCATGGACCTTCAGGTCGCACAGAAGAACGCCGTGGAGCACTTCCGGCGGCTTGGCGCGACAATCACGACGATGCGTTTCCACCGCATGAAGCAGGCGTTCATGATCTGGTCGTCGATGCTCGCGGCCTCCGGCGAGGACAGCTTCGCCTCCAGCATGGGTGAAGGCCGCGAGATCCCGCGCCTGTGGGAACTCATGAAGTGGTGCGTCGGCGCGAGCGAACACACGATCCCGGCGATCGTACTGGCGATCATGGAGATCTTTCCGAAGTTCACACCGAAGCGCGCCGAGCGGTTCATCGATGAGGGCCGCATCCTGCGCGAGGAACTGGAGGAGGCCATCGGCCCGAACGGCCTGATGTTCTTCCCCTCGCACGCCTACCCTGCGCCGAAGCACAACATGCCGCTCGTGCGCCCGTTCAACTGGGTCTACACGGCAGTCCTGAACGTCATGACCTTCCCGGTCACGCAGGTCCCGCTCGGGCTGAACCATCACCACCTGCCGCTGGGGATGCAGGTCGCGTCGGTGCCGGGCAACGACCACCTGACGGTCGCCGCCGCGCTGGAACTGGAGCGCGCGTTCGGCGGATGGGTGCCGCCGGACGAATGAGATCATGCGACGTTGCGATGTCCGTGCCGCAAGCGACAGCGCGCGGGCAATGCGACGACGCGACGCCCGCGCCGCAAGCGACAACGCGCGGGCAATTCGCCAAGGACACGCCCGCGCACTTTCGTCCCTCGGATGCACTCGGGACTTCGTTTGCGGCACTGACGAACAAACGCGTGAACGCTGCGACGGTGCGATGTCTGTGCCGCAAGCGACAGCGCGCGGGCATTGCTTCTTCCGTCGCGGGCGAGGGCGCCCGCGCCACATTTCAGGTCAGTTGCAGACGACGCCCTGCACGGGCAGGAATGATGGGAACGGCGTCCTCGCCTCCTCGAGATCGGCGAGGGTACGGATCTCCGCGGCCGCCTCGATGGCGCTCCAGACCTCGCGCACCTTCTCGTCGTCGTGTGCCTGCTTCATGGCGTCGAGCGAACCCCATTGGAAAATTTCGATATAGGTTCCGTCTTCCATCGACTTGAGGAACAGCGGCGGGCGCAGCGTGACGTAGCCTTGCTGGCGAAGCGTCGGCACGTGGCGCTTGAGCGCCATCTTGAGTTCCATCTCCTTGCCCTCACGCGGCTTGTACACCGCGAACACGATCTCTCCGGCCATCGGCATTCCCCCTCGTGATTCCAGTTCAACATACGACCGAGCGGCGGCGATTCAAACCGTCGCACGTTTCGAACGCCATGATGTGGCGCAGGGCGAGTCCCCTGTCCCGCACAGCCGAGGGCGGCTGTGCCACATGACCCGCCGGGGTTCAGGCTCCAGCGTGTGGAACAGGCGCCCCCGCCTGTTCTGGGTTCTCACACCGCCTTGCCCCGTCCGCGCGTTTCACCGCACAATGCCTTCTCGGAAATCCCATGACGAAACGACTCTTTCTCCTTTTTCTCGACGGTGCGGATTACGCTTTCACCCGGTCGTTTCTCGACGCGGGGGCGATGCCGAACCTGGCCGCGCTCGCGCGCGGCGGAACGATTGCGCCGCTCGCCACGTCGTTTCCCGCCGAATCGCCCGTTGCCTTCGCCGAGGTGCTGACCGGCTGCAACCCCGGCAAGCACGGCATCTTCGACTTTCTGCACCGCGACGCGGCGACGCGCATGCCCGCCGTTTCGCTCTTTGAGCGCACCGACGAGGGCTTTCGCAACGCGATCGCCGCGCCGACGTTGTGCGAGCCGCTCGCGCGCGCCGCGGTGCGCAGCGCGCTCATCCGCGTACCGGGCGCGTTTCCGCCGCCGCCCGGGGCCGATCTCGTCGTCGGCGGGCTCGGCGTGCCCGACGCGGGCGGCTCGTGGGGTCTCGCGCAGGTGTTCAGCCGCGATGGCGGCGCGGGCGATCTGTTCGGAACGCGCGAGCGCGCGTGGCGGCGCGACGGCGAGAGTTTGATGCTCGATATCGAATCGCCGCACGGCGGCATCGTCACGCAGCGGCTGCGTCTCGCGGGCGGATCGTGGTGGTGGAACACGACGGAGCTTCCCTTCGGGCGCTTCGGCCCGTGGCTCGCGGTGGATTCATCGGGCGGGCGCGGCCTCGCGGCGGCGCACGTCTCGGGCAGCGTGGACGACCCCGTCATCGCGCTCACGCCCGTCTGGGCGCGTTTTGACGACGAGCCCCTCGGCGCGGTGCATCCCCACGTCTGGGCCCGCGACCGCGCTGCGCGCATTCCGCCGACGCCCGCCGCCGGGTGGCCCGAACCGAATATGCTGCATGCGCGCGGGCGGGTTTCGTTCGAGGCGTTTTACGATCTCTCCGCGCGGTGCGCCGCCGACTTCGAGTCGATGACCTTCGACGTGCTCGCCGATCCCGCGTACGACCTCGTGATCGCCAATCACGAACTCTTCGATCGCACGGCGCACGCGGGGTTCGGCGACACCGCGAGTCCCGAGGTTGCCGCCGCGCTCGCGGGCGTGCTCGTGCGTTTCGACGCGTTTGTCGGCGCGGTGCGCGCGCACTTTCCCGACGCCGACGTGTGGGTGGCGAGCGATCACGGGTTTGCGCCGTGGCGGCGGCGCGTCAACCTGAATCGCTGGCTGCTCGAAAACGGCTATCTCGCGGCCGACGCGTCGGTTGTGGACCCGGATCTCGCCTCGCTTCAAGGCGGTGTGTTTTGGGCGGGGGTCGATTGGTCGCGCACGCGAGCCTATGCGATGGGGCTCTCCAAGATCTACCTGAACCTCGAAGGCCGCGAGCCGGACGGCATCGTCGCGCCCGGCAAGCCCGCGCGCGAACTCACCACCGAACTCATCGCAAAGCTCACCGCGTGGCGCGATCCGGCCACGGGCGCTCCGGTGATTCGCCGCGTGCTCGAATCGAAGCGGCTCTATTGGGGCCACGCGATGGACCGGGCGGGCGACCTCGTCGTGTGTTACGAACCTGGCTACCGCACGGACTGGGTTTCGTCTCTCGGGGGGCTCGGCACGCCGGCGCTCGCCGACAACGATACGCAATGGCGCGGCGATCACTGCGGCGTCGATCCCGAACTCATCCCCGGAATTCTGATCTTACCGCGCGCTATCGACACACCGAATCCTTGCCTGCGCGATTTGGCCCCCTCGATCCTGCGTCATTTCGGCGCCGCATCCGTTGAGGCAATGGATGGGCGCGTTCTCTGGAGCGAAGATTGAGTTTTCTTGAAACGAAGACCGTGATCCGTTTCGACTGCCGCCACTACATCGGCGAAAAGCCCTGTCGGTTTCGGAGGCTCTGCGACGGGTGCGGCGAATACAGCCCGATGGGTGCGCGCGTCCTGGTCATCAAGCTCGCGGCGATGGGCGATGTGATCCGCACAACGCCGATCGTCGAGCCCATTCGCGCGCGCCACGGCGCCTGCCACCTCACTTGGGTCGTCGATGCCATTACCGCGCCGCTGCTCGACGGCATCGACGGCATCGACCGCGTGGTCGAGATGAGTCCGACGAATACCGCCATTCTCGCCGCACGGGAGTGGGACGAAGTCTATTGCCTGGACAAGGAGCCACGCGCCATCGCGCTGGCCGCACGCATTCGAGCCGAAACGAAAAGGGGTTTCACGATGACGCCGTGGGGCACGCTGGGGATCTGCGGCCCCGAAGCCGAATACGCCCTGCGCCTCGGCCTCGACGATCCGCTGAAGTTCCTGGAAAATACGAAGACGTATCAGGAGATCATCTTCGAGGCCGTGGGGTTTGCGTTTCGCGACCAACCCGTTCGCATCGGCGTGACCGACGTCGAACGCGAAACCGCCGCCGCCTACCTCGCCTCGCTCGGTCCCGGTCCGTACGTCGGCGTCAACACCGGCGCGGGGCCGGTCTTCGCCACGAAACGCCTGTCGGAGCGGCAGACGGCGGACCTGATGCGCGCGATTCACGTCGACACCGGCATGACGCCGATCGTGCTGGGCGGGCGCGACGAGACCGAGCGCAACGCGCGGATCGTCGCCGAGGCCGCCGTCGGGATCGACGCGCGAACGCACCACACCGTGCGTGAATTCGCGGCGATCGTCGGCAACATGCGCGCCATCGTGTGCGCCGACACCCTCGCCATGCACCTCGCCGTGGCGCAGGGCGTCCCCGTTGTCGCGCTCTTCGGCCCCACTTGCCCGCAGGAGGTGCATCTGTACGGCCGAGGCGAGAAGATCGTCTCCGCGCCGTGGTGCGCACCGTGTTACAAAGGACGGTGCGATCATCACACGTGCATGAACGAGATCGAAACGGATCCGGTCGTCGCGGCACTGCGGCGATGGATCGACTGACAAGGCGAACGGCGGGCACATTGGAATCGGGGGAATCGTCGGTTATGATTCGCGCCCCAAAAGCGAAAACGGTTAGGAACGGATGAGAGAACGGGCGGGCAAATCGCGGCGCGTGGTCGTCAAGCTCGGGTCGAACGTGCTGGCGGGACCCCAGGACGGCCTCGACGTCGCCGTCGTCGCGGGACTCGCGCGCGAAATCCACGCCGCGCGCGCGGCCGGGCGCGAGATCGTCGTCGTCACCTCGGGCGCGGTGCTGGCCGGGCGGCGGAAGCTCGGCATCGCGCCCGCCTCGCCGCTCGATCTCGACGTCGCCGTCAAGCAGGCCATCGCCGCGGTCGGGCAGGTCGAGATCATGCGCTTTTGGCAGAGCATCTTCGACTGGTACGGCATCGCGGTGGGGCAGATTCTCGTGACCCGCGACATCGTCTCGGTACGCAGTCGCTTCATCGCCGCCCGCCACACGCTACGCCAGCTACTCGATCTGGACGTCATCCCCATCGTCAACGAAAACGACAGCGTGGCGAGCGAGGAGATCCAGCTCGGCGACAACGACAACCTCTCGGCCATCGTGGCCGGGGCGGTGGACGCCGACCTGCTCGTGCTGCTCACCGATTGCGACGGCCTGTACTCCAAGGACCCGCGAACGAACCACGACGCCCGGCTGATCGATTTCGTCGCGCTCGACGACGACGGCCGCGATTTCCGCGCCGGCGACAGCGCCTCGGGCGTGGGACTCGGCGGCATGGGCACGAAGGTCGCCTCGGCGCGGCTCGCCGCGCGCACCGGAGCCGTGACCGTGATCGCGAACGGCAAGACCCAGGGCACGCTGACCCGCGTGCTCGCCGGCGAATCGGTCGGGACGATCTTCGAACCGAGCGAAACGCCGCTGCGCGCGCGAAAGCGCTGGCTGCTCTTTCAGGACCAGCCCGAGGGCGTGCTCGTCGTGGACGCGGGGGCGGTCGCGGCGCTGTGCGAGCGGGGCAAGAGCCTGCTCCCCGGCGGCGTCGCCGAGGTCATCGGCGACTTCGATCGCGGCGGCGTGGTCGAGATCCGCGACGCCGGCGGGCGCGCGATCGCGCGCGGGCTCGCCACCTACTCCGCGGACGAGATCCGCGCGATTCGCGGGCGGCGCACCGACGCCATCGCCGACGCGCTCGGCTTCAAGCTCAAGGACGAGGTCGTCCATCGCGACGACATGACCCTGCTGGAGATGCCATGACGGACACCGAAGCCCGCCGCGCGGCGATTGTGCATGCCGCAAGAATGGCGCGCGACGCCGCTGCGCTCGTCGCCATCGCCGACACCGAGCGCAAAAACGCGGCGCTGCGAGCCATGGCGCGCGGGCTGGTCGATCGATGCGGCGAGATCCTCGCGGCCAACGCCCGTGACGTGGAGGCCGCCCGGGAGGGTGGGCTCGCCGATGCGATGATCGACCGGCTCGCGCTCACCGAAGCGCGCGTGCGTGCGATCGCCGACGGCGTGCTCGAGGTCGCCGCCCTGCCCGATCCCGTCGGCGAGATCTCGCAGCTTCGCCGCCGTCCCAACGGCCTGCTCGTGGGGCGAATGCGCATCCCCCTCGGCGTTGTTGCCATCATCTACGAAGCGCGCCCGGGCGTCGCCGCCGACGCCGCCGCGCTGTGCCTCAAATCGGGAAACGCGGTCGTCCTGCGCGGCGGGTCCGACGCCGCACGCAGCAACGCGGTGATCGGCGAGGTCCTGTCGCAGGCCGTCGCGGGCGCGGGGCTGCCGCCGCAGGCCGTCACCGTCATCAACGACACCGGCCGCGACTCCATCGCGTGGCTCGTACAGGTCGAGGACGCCGTCGATCTGGCGATCCCGCGAGGCGGCGAGGGCCTGATCCGCTTTGTCACCGAAAACGCCCGCGTGCCCGTGCTCAAGCACTACAAGGGCGTGTGCCACCTCTACGTGGACGAGTGGGCCGACGGGCAAATCGCCGTGGATCTCGCGGTCAACGGCAAGACGCAGCGCCCCGGCGTGTGCAACGCGCTCGAAACGATCCTGTTCCACGAGCGCGTCGCGGGCGAACTCCTGCCGCGCGTTTGCGGGGCGCTCGCGGAAATGGGCGTGGAGATTCGCGGGTGCGAAAAAACGCGCGCCCTCTTTCCCGCCGCCGTCTCCGCGACGGACGAGGACTGGGCGACGGAATATTTGGGCCTCATCGTCTCCGTGCGCGTCGTCGCCGACATGGACGAAGCGATCCGCCACATCCGGCTTTTCGGTTCCGGGCACACCGAAGCCATCGCCACCGCCCACCACACGCGCGCGATGGACTTCCTGCGTCGCGTCGATTCGTCCACGGTGCTCGTCAACGCATCCACGCGCTTCGCCGATGGCCAGCAGCTCGGCCTGGGCGCGGAGATCGGCATCTCGACGTCGAAGATGCACGCCTACGGGCCCATGGGCCTCGAAGGGCTGACCACGCAGAAATTCATCGTGTTCGGGGATGGCCAGATCCGCACCTGAATGGCGCGGCGGCGAGAGAAAAGACGAAGGCCGCAACCTGCAAGCGCCGGTGGAAGGGTCGAAACAGCCGGTCTTTGGTGAGACTCGTTCGATTCCTTCCGGTCGTACGCCGAAGTCGCGGTCCCCGCGAGTTTCCGTATCGTCCGTCAATTGTGTTATCGGCCTTCCCCACCGGAACTTGAACTTTTCGCGCACAAGAGCTAAGCGAAACGTTGGCGGCGGAACATTCCGTTCGGTCGGTGAGGTGCGGCATGCGCGGACGCAAGGGTTTTTCGGTCATCCTGCTCGTTTTCACGGCGCTGGCATTCGCGATCGGCGCGTCGGCGGACGAGGCCGCGGTGCGCGTCGAGATCGCGGCCGAG harbors:
- the proB gene encoding glutamate 5-kinase; the encoded protein is MRERAGKSRRVVVKLGSNVLAGPQDGLDVAVVAGLAREIHAARAAGREIVVVTSGAVLAGRRKLGIAPASPLDLDVAVKQAIAAVGQVEIMRFWQSIFDWYGIAVGQILVTRDIVSVRSRFIAARHTLRQLLDLDVIPIVNENDSVASEEIQLGDNDNLSAIVAGAVDADLLVLLTDCDGLYSKDPRTNHDARLIDFVALDDDGRDFRAGDSASGVGLGGMGTKVASARLAARTGAVTVIANGKTQGTLTRVLAGESVGTIFEPSETPLRARKRWLLFQDQPEGVLVVDAGAVAALCERGKSLLPGGVAEVIGDFDRGGVVEIRDAGGRAIARGLATYSADEIRAIRGRRTDAIADALGFKLKDEVVHRDDMTLLEMP
- a CDS encoding glutamate-5-semialdehyde dehydrogenase, which encodes MTDTEARRAAIVHAARMARDAAALVAIADTERKNAALRAMARGLVDRCGEILAANARDVEAAREGGLADAMIDRLALTEARVRAIADGVLEVAALPDPVGEISQLRRRPNGLLVGRMRIPLGVVAIIYEARPGVAADAAALCLKSGNAVVLRGGSDAARSNAVIGEVLSQAVAGAGLPPQAVTVINDTGRDSIAWLVQVEDAVDLAIPRGGEGLIRFVTENARVPVLKHYKGVCHLYVDEWADGQIAVDLAVNGKTQRPGVCNALETILFHERVAGELLPRVCGALAEMGVEIRGCEKTRALFPAAVSATDEDWATEYLGLIVSVRVVADMDEAIRHIRLFGSGHTEAIATAHHTRAMDFLRRVDSSTVLVNASTRFADGQQLGLGAEIGISTSKMHAYGPMGLEGLTTQKFIVFGDGQIRT